In the genome of Sander vitreus isolate 19-12246 chromosome 13, sanVit1, whole genome shotgun sequence, one region contains:
- the gng8 gene encoding guanine nucleotide-binding protein G(I)/G(S)/G(O) subunit gamma-8, whose product MSNNMAKIADARKTVEQLKLEVNIERMMISKAAAELMAYCEAHAKEDPLVTPVPSSENPFREKKLFCVIL is encoded by the exons ATGTCAAACAACATGGCCAAAATCGCAGATGCTAGAAAGACGGTAGAACAACTGAAACTGGAGGTCAACATAGAGAGGATGATG ATATCCAAAGCAGCAGCTGAGCTGATGGCCTACTGTGAAGCTCATGCCAAAGAGGACCCACTGGTGACACCAGTACCTTCTTCTGAGAACCCGTttcgagaaaaaaaattattctgTGTAATACTATAA
- the tmem45b gene encoding transmembrane protein 45B: protein MANFGGHAIPGSFFLLLGFWLTIKHVLQHYWRTSQPKGRHIMPSFFKKMDFLEGGFLIFGSFVGIMIEQFVVDGPHAHLYDKENNSWVKLMNWQHGTMYLFFGICGIALVASSASKLVPAGVDRLALSVALFVEGFLFYHHLHNRPPLDAHIHSLLLVPVFSGSASTMLEVFIRDNIILELLRACLFILQGSWFYEIGFVLYPLSGPEWDLKLHDNLMFITMCFCWHIAVALLLVTCIASVVWFTVKRFSGRGRDIEIGMRSTSSKTSSQKALLEESDEE, encoded by the exons ATGGCCAACTTTGGAGGACATGCCATTCCTGGCTCTTTTTTCCTGCTCCTTGGCTTTTGGCTAACCATCAAACACGTTCTCCAACACTACTGGAGGACAAGTCAGCCTAAAGGAAGACACATTATGCcatctttctttaaaaaaatggacTTCTTGGAGGGAGGATTTCTAATCTTTGGTTCATTTGTTG GTATTATGATTGAACAGTTTGTGGTGGATGGGCCACATGCCCATCTCTACGACAAAGAGAACAATTCATGGGTCAAGCTGATGAACTGGCAGCACGGCACAATGTATCTGTTCTTTGGGATCTGTGGAATAGCACTGGTTGCCAGTAGTGCATCCAAACTGGTGCCAGCTGGTGTTGACCGCCTTGCTCTCTCTGTGGCTCTTTTTGTTGAAG GGTTTCTGTTCTATCACCACCTGCACAATCGGCCCCCTCTGGATGCTCACATCCACTCACTGCTGCTCGTGCCTGTGTTCAGTGGATCGGCCAGCACCATGTTGGAGGTGTTCATAAGAGACAACATTATTTTGGAGCTGTTAAGAGCATGCCTGTTCATCCTGCAAGGCTCATGGTTCTATGAG ATTGGATTTGTACTTTATCCATTAAGTGGACCGGAGTGGGACCTGAAACTGCATGACAACCTCATGTTCATTACTATGTGCTTCTGCTGGCACATAGCTGTGGCCCTGCTTTTAGTCACCTGCATCGCCTCTGTGGTTTGGTT CACAGTGAAGCGGTTCTCAGGAAGGGGACGGGACATAGAGATTGGAATGCGAAGTACATCCTCCAAAACAAGCTCCCAGAAAGCTTTGCTTGAAGAGTCGGATGAAGAGTGA